A genomic region of Gimesia chilikensis contains the following coding sequences:
- a CDS encoding DUF1501 domain-containing protein codes for MTIMNPYGMTRRHFMKHVAGAATAIPTMNFLSHLEANAAQVTKQQKACILIWMPGGPPTIDIWDLKPGSKNGGEFKPISTKGDMQISEHMPKTAQVMDNLSLIRSMSTREADHARGTYYMHSAYVPNPTVVHPTFGSVVSYELGSRRKELDIPSFISVGGSRGSAGFLGMAHSPFVVSSNGTIQNADINMAEKQRLGQRLDMLQVLESGFIKSKRGESANSHKDIYKKAVNLMTSSQMEAFKVDQEPAAVKDAYGTGNFGQGLLLARRLVQVGVPFVEVSASVGSWDLHQGVFDSLKNQNLPQLDKGISALVTDLKQRGMLDDVTIVCMGEFGRTPRINQNVGRDHWAASWTAMIGGGGLKNGQAIGKTDSDGIGIEGKSYLPGDLWATVAHSLGIPLDIVHTSKRGRPMKLANGGTPIKELIG; via the coding sequence ATGACTATTATGAATCCTTACGGAATGACGCGTCGGCACTTTATGAAGCACGTCGCAGGTGCAGCGACCGCGATTCCAACAATGAACTTCCTGTCACACCTGGAAGCGAATGCTGCTCAGGTTACGAAGCAGCAGAAAGCCTGTATCCTCATCTGGATGCCGGGTGGACCACCGACCATCGACATCTGGGACCTGAAACCAGGTTCCAAGAACGGCGGTGAATTCAAGCCGATCAGCACCAAAGGTGATATGCAGATTTCTGAGCATATGCCCAAGACCGCTCAGGTCATGGACAACCTGTCACTGATTCGCTCCATGAGTACTCGTGAAGCCGACCATGCCCGTGGTACCTACTACATGCACTCTGCATACGTACCTAACCCCACCGTGGTACACCCGACCTTCGGTTCGGTGGTCAGCTACGAACTCGGTTCACGTCGTAAAGAACTGGATATCCCCTCGTTCATTTCCGTCGGGGGCAGCCGGGGTAGTGCCGGCTTCCTGGGAATGGCTCACTCACCATTCGTAGTATCCAGCAATGGAACAATTCAGAACGCTGACATCAACATGGCTGAAAAACAGCGTCTGGGTCAGCGGCTGGACATGCTTCAGGTTCTGGAGTCCGGATTCATTAAATCCAAGCGTGGTGAGTCCGCCAACTCTCACAAGGACATCTACAAGAAAGCAGTCAACCTGATGACTTCCAGCCAGATGGAAGCCTTCAAAGTTGATCAGGAACCAGCGGCTGTCAAAGACGCCTATGGTACCGGCAACTTCGGACAGGGACTGCTGCTGGCTCGTCGTCTGGTCCAGGTTGGTGTGCCTTTCGTCGAAGTCTCCGCTTCGGTTGGCAGCTGGGACCTCCACCAGGGCGTATTCGATTCACTCAAGAATCAGAACCTGCCTCAGCTGGATAAAGGGATCTCAGCACTGGTAACCGACCTGAAACAACGCGGCATGCTGGATGATGTGACCATCGTCTGTATGGGTGAGTTTGGTCGTACCCCGCGGATCAACCAGAACGTTGGTCGTGACCACTGGGCCGCCAGCTGGACTGCCATGATTGGTGGTGGCGGACTGAAGAATGGTCAGGCTATCGGTAAGACCGACAGCGATGGTATCGGCATCGAAGGCAAGAGCTATCTGCCTGGCGACCTGTGGGCAACCGTTGCTCACTCTCTGGGTATTCCGCTGGATATCGTACATACCTCAAAACGAGGTCGTCCGATGAAGCTGGCCAATGGTGGTACTCCGATTAAAGAACTGATCGGTTAG